A genome region from Candidatus Hydrogenedens sp. includes the following:
- the leuS gene encoding leucine--tRNA ligase yields the protein MSEGIYNHIKIEKKWQKYWLDNKTFKSVIDYSKPKYYVLDMFPYPSGDGLHVGHPEGYTATDIVARYKRMKGFNVLHPMGWDAFGLPAERHAVRTGEHPAVVTKKNCDTFRRQIQALGLSYDWDREINTTDPSYYKWTQWIFTVLFERGLAYETEAPVNWCPALGTVLANEEVKDGKYVETGDPVEKKLMRQWMLKITAYAERLLEDLNELDWPPGIIAMQREWIGKSEGADVDFGIDGTNMKFTVFTTRPDTLFGATYCVLAPEHPFVLEITKPEYMAEVKKYVEQSTKKSAQERMKDEKEKTGVFTGAYAINPVNNEKIPIWIADYVLAEYGYGAIMAVPAHDTRDYEFARKYNLPIIEVVSGGDISKEAYTGDGILVNSPLINGLTVPEAKKKITKWLEEKGLGKATVNYKLRDWLFSRQRYWGEPFPIIRLADGTVKVVPLKDLPVLLPELDNYKPTETGEPPLARAKDWVQTIDPETGQPATRETNTMPQWAGSCWYFLRFVDPQNDKEAWSKEAEQYWMPVDLYIGGAEHAVLHLLYSRFWHKVLYDAGYVSTKEPFKKLFNQGMILAYSYQDKNGKYYYPHQVEQRDGQWYVKGTDIPVETKIEKMSKSRYNVVNPDEVIEKYGADAMRMYEMFMGPLDRDKPWTDEGIQGVYRFLRRIWTLFVDDNGNISTRFVSSGGDPTIEKELHKTIKAVSEDIENLQFNTAIAKMMEFANSANKTEKIDKHIGEKFILILSPFAPHIAEEIWQKLGHNQTLAYEPWPEYDENLIKEDTIEIPIQVNGKLRGKITISVNSSDKEILEQARKEEKILPHLTGKQIVKEIYVPGKLINFVVKG from the coding sequence ATGTCTGAAGGCATATATAACCACATTAAGATAGAAAAAAAGTGGCAAAAATACTGGCTTGACAATAAAACATTTAAATCTGTTATTGATTATTCTAAACCTAAATACTATGTTTTAGACATGTTTCCTTATCCCAGTGGAGATGGGCTCCATGTAGGACATCCTGAAGGATACACTGCTACTGATATAGTGGCACGATATAAAAGAATGAAAGGGTTTAATGTATTACATCCGATGGGTTGGGATGCATTTGGTTTGCCTGCTGAAAGACATGCTGTGCGAACAGGAGAACATCCAGCAGTTGTAACAAAAAAGAATTGCGACACATTCCGTAGACAAATTCAGGCACTTGGCCTTTCTTATGATTGGGACCGTGAAATTAACACCACTGACCCCTCTTATTATAAATGGACACAATGGATATTCACTGTCTTATTTGAACGGGGACTTGCCTATGAAACCGAAGCCCCTGTGAACTGGTGCCCTGCTTTGGGAACTGTTTTAGCAAATGAAGAGGTTAAAGATGGCAAATACGTTGAAACAGGAGACCCCGTCGAAAAAAAACTGATGAGACAATGGATGCTAAAAATTACCGCTTATGCTGAGAGATTATTAGAAGACCTTAATGAATTAGACTGGCCACCTGGAATAATAGCCATGCAGAGAGAATGGATCGGGAAAAGTGAAGGAGCAGACGTAGACTTTGGTATCGATGGAACCAATATGAAATTTACAGTATTTACTACACGTCCTGATACCCTTTTTGGTGCTACCTATTGCGTACTGGCTCCAGAACATCCCTTCGTATTAGAAATAACAAAGCCCGAATATATGGCAGAAGTAAAAAAATATGTAGAACAATCTACAAAGAAAAGTGCCCAAGAACGGATGAAAGATGAGAAAGAAAAAACAGGTGTTTTTACGGGTGCCTATGCTATAAACCCAGTAAATAATGAAAAGATACCTATTTGGATTGCTGATTATGTATTAGCAGAATACGGTTACGGTGCAATTATGGCTGTACCTGCTCACGATACCCGTGACTACGAATTTGCAAGAAAATATAACCTTCCTATCATTGAGGTCGTTTCTGGCGGTGATATTTCAAAAGAAGCATACACAGGCGATGGAATTCTTGTCAATTCACCATTAATCAATGGGCTTACAGTCCCAGAAGCAAAGAAAAAAATCACAAAATGGTTAGAAGAAAAGGGTTTAGGTAAAGCAACAGTAAACTACAAACTTCGTGACTGGCTCTTTTCAAGACAAAGATATTGGGGAGAACCTTTCCCGATTATTCGACTTGCTGATGGAACAGTTAAAGTAGTTCCTCTTAAAGATTTACCTGTCCTCCTCCCTGAATTAGATAATTACAAACCAACAGAAACAGGAGAACCACCTCTTGCACGTGCCAAAGATTGGGTTCAAACTATTGACCCCGAAACAGGTCAACCTGCTACACGTGAAACAAACACCATGCCACAGTGGGCAGGTTCATGCTGGTATTTCCTCAGATTCGTTGACCCTCAAAATGATAAGGAAGCATGGTCAAAAGAAGCAGAACAATATTGGATGCCTGTTGACCTATATATTGGTGGTGCAGAACACGCAGTGTTGCACCTACTTTATTCACGTTTCTGGCATAAAGTACTCTACGATGCAGGTTATGTTTCTACTAAAGAGCCCTTTAAAAAACTCTTTAATCAAGGGATGATTCTTGCCTATTCATATCAGGATAAAAATGGAAAATACTACTATCCTCATCAGGTCGAACAAAGAGACGGTCAATGGTATGTTAAAGGCACAGATATACCTGTGGAAACAAAAATCGAGAAAATGAGCAAGTCCCGCTACAATGTGGTAAATCCAGATGAAGTTATTGAAAAATACGGTGCGGATGCTATGCGAATGTATGAAATGTTTATGGGACCTTTAGATAGAGACAAACCATGGACAGATGAAGGAATTCAAGGTGTTTATAGGTTTCTACGAAGAATTTGGACACTTTTCGTCGATGATAACGGGAATATTTCCACACGATTTGTTTCTTCTGGCGGTGACCCTACTATCGAAAAAGAACTGCACAAAACAATCAAGGCTGTATCTGAAGACATTGAAAACCTCCAATTCAACACCGCTATCGCTAAAATGATGGAATTTGCAAATTCCGCAAACAAAACAGAGAAAATTGATAAACATATTGGTGAAAAATTTATACTTATTCTCTCACCATTTGCCCCTCATATCGCTGAGGAAATATGGCAAAAGTTAGGACATAATCAGACATTAGCATACGAACCCTGGCCCGAATATGACGAAAACCTTATCAAAGAAGATACTATAGAAATACCCATTCAGGTAAATGGAAAATTAAGAGGGAAAATTACAATATCTGTAAATTCGAGCGACAAAGAAATTCTGGAACAAGCCCGTAAAGAGGAAAAGATATTGCCTCATTTAACAGGCAAACAAATAGTTAAAGAGATATATGTTCCAGGAAAATTAATAAATTTTGTGGTTAAAGGATAG
- a CDS encoding glycosyl hydrolase family 28-related protein has protein sequence MKELGAKGDGITDDTEAIQNALNVAGEKNGGIVFLPVGSYLIKGNLIIPENVTLEGIWRAPFRGEPTKAGSVLLAVAGKGEADGTPFIRVNTSSILKGFAVFYPEQTKTDPPIPYPWTIQCNGSADDVSLLDLTLINPYKAIDFGTFPAGRHKIKNIHAYPLYRGLYINQCYDVGRIEDIHFWPFWDLNPNSPLWKFTQREGIAFIIGKTDGEMGYNLFSIFYSIGMQFIAGPIYDENRNITKYLPGSGTYTHCYMDITPCAIKVENAMENAGITFLNSSFMAKVVVSPSNRGPVKFVGCGFWGTKDLDYQVLTEGHGSVTFDACHFSGWDRISKGFPCISANNRYLIISNCEFIGTSIEKPIIQLGPRIRSGIINSNISHGNFEITNNTLKSANIIIRDNVGTPKTNFVLDWTLLGPFPNPPIDTSTNPEISREGFNKDYLEVLGGEEKAEIPINTDINKLKKIYNDIKIVPFNSSKNKSTKVKLHEIFGLEPGIVYAFTYIYSKEKQNALFELGMNDGGKVFLNGKEVYSRFTKEGMTCESGTDSFTSDLMNGYNTLLLKIENLGGKWEFILEIYPDIEETIQITTQKYINN, from the coding sequence GTGAAAGAATTAGGTGCAAAAGGTGATGGGATTACTGACGATACAGAGGCCATTCAAAATGCTCTAAATGTGGCTGGTGAAAAAAATGGAGGAATAGTGTTCTTACCTGTTGGTTCATATCTCATTAAAGGGAATTTGATTATACCTGAAAATGTAACCCTTGAAGGGATATGGCGTGCTCCTTTCCGTGGAGAACCAACAAAAGCAGGTAGCGTTTTACTTGCTGTTGCTGGTAAAGGAGAAGCCGATGGAACACCTTTTATTCGGGTTAATACAAGTTCTATATTGAAAGGTTTTGCGGTTTTTTATCCCGAACAAACAAAAACAGACCCACCTATCCCCTACCCATGGACAATACAATGTAATGGCTCTGCCGATGATGTTTCTCTATTAGATTTAACACTTATCAATCCATATAAAGCCATTGATTTCGGAACATTTCCAGCAGGTAGACATAAAATAAAAAATATACATGCATATCCCCTATACCGTGGCCTTTACATCAATCAATGTTATGATGTAGGTAGAATCGAAGATATTCATTTTTGGCCATTCTGGGATTTAAATCCAAATAGCCCTCTCTGGAAATTTACTCAAAGAGAAGGAATTGCCTTTATTATAGGCAAAACCGATGGAGAAATGGGCTATAACCTTTTTAGTATCTTTTACTCAATTGGTATGCAATTCATTGCTGGACCTATATACGATGAAAATAGAAATATAACAAAATATTTACCTGGAAGTGGGACATATACCCATTGTTATATGGATATTACTCCATGTGCTATAAAAGTAGAGAATGCAATGGAAAATGCAGGCATAACCTTTCTAAACTCATCTTTTATGGCAAAGGTTGTAGTAAGTCCCTCTAATCGAGGTCCCGTTAAATTTGTTGGCTGTGGTTTCTGGGGTACAAAAGACTTAGATTATCAAGTTCTCACCGAAGGACACGGAAGTGTTACCTTTGATGCCTGTCATTTCAGTGGTTGGGACCGTATCTCTAAAGGATTTCCATGTATCAGCGCTAATAATCGCTATCTAATCATATCTAATTGCGAATTTATTGGAACCTCTATTGAAAAACCTATTATTCAATTAGGACCCAGAATCCGTTCAGGAATTATTAATTCTAATATAAGTCATGGTAATTTTGAAATCACAAATAACACATTAAAATCTGCCAACATTATCATTAGAGACAATGTAGGAACACCGAAAACTAATTTTGTATTAGATTGGACATTGTTAGGTCCTTTCCCAAACCCACCGATAGATACATCAACCAATCCCGAAATTTCTCGTGAAGGCTTCAATAAAGACTATTTAGAAGTTTTAGGTGGAGAAGAAAAAGCAGAAATACCAATAAATACAGATATAAATAAACTTAAAAAAATATATAACGATATTAAAATTGTTCCTTTCAATTCATCAAAAAATAAATCTACGAAGGTTAAACTTCATGAAATATTTGGTTTAGAACCAGGTATTGTTTATGCTTTCACGTATATTTATTCAAAAGAAAAACAAAATGCACTGTTTGAATTAGGTATGAATGATGGTGGAAAAGTGTTTTTGAATGGAAAAGAGGTCTATTCACGATTCACTAAAGAAGGTATGACGTGTGAATCTGGAACAGATTCTTTTACATCGGATTTAATGAATGGTTATAATACCCTTCTTTTGAAAATTGAAAATTTAGGTGGAAAGTGGGAATTTATATTAGAAATTTACCCAGACATAGAAGAAACAATACAAATAACAACACAAAAATATATAAACAATTAA